In Erythrobacter sp. KY5, the DNA window GATCACGATAACTTCCATCGCGACTGCAAGATACAGCGTCTGATCCAGCTGCGAAGGACCTGCATAAATTCCAAGTCCGCGCAGCATACGCTCTAGCGATGAAAGGATGATCGGCGACCAGGCAACGGCCAGGAAACGCGCTCCCTTGCTCCCGCGCCAAAGCGCCTCGGCTATGGCAGCGGTGATGATCACCATCGCGGGTATGAAGGTGTAGAAATACCACAGGTCGTCGACAGGCTGGGTCGCGTGCAATTGCAGCGCAAAGAAGCCCGGCACCAAGATTGTCCATAGACCGGTCGCAAGGGTCAGGCGCCGCATAAATGGTGACTGGGCGTATTCCTCAAGAAAACCGACGAGGAACAGCGCCGAAAGCCCGCAACCGATTGCCCAGCACAGCGGCCCTGCCACCGCCATGACCCATAAGGGTACGTCGGCGAAAACCGTGATCAGGCCGCCGGCGAACAGCACGTAGACGATCATCGAGGCAACCATCATCGCATGGATGACGACGAAACGCTCCCTTAGAACGATGAAGAAGCTCACATCGAAGAAGAGCGGCAGCACCAGCATTCCCACGACGAGCGCAAGCAACATCATATCGAGCTGCGTCCACGAGGCATCTTCCGGATGGAAGCTCAGTCGCGCTTCGGTCAGCAGTGGGACCGAGTGCGGTTTGTCGATCTTGACGATAACGGCGCTGGTGTCGCCCATTACCTCGGGAAGCTCTAGCCTGAAGACAGGGCCGGCGGCGAATGGCTTTGCCATCTCCTCGGAATAGCGCAGGCTGCGCAGCGTGCCGTCTTCATCGAGAACACCGATCGTGATCGTCTCGAATCGGGCATTGCGTGTGAAAAAATAGCGCGGCTTTTCCTTGTCTGCCCAGCTTTGCGCGTCAAAACGAAGCCATGCGACCGGCTGGTTCGCGCGCCAACCTGCGTCTGAGCAATTCCACGATGAAAGCGCCACCATGTCGATCAGTTCGACCTCGGCGCCGCTCGACGAAT includes these proteins:
- a CDS encoding diguanylate cyclase, with translation MDRRALRNLAAVAAAILAFLLMPGHTYAKSTHDHPLVEAACHSSSGAEVELIDMVALSSWNCSDAGWRANQPVAWLRFDAQSWADKEKPRYFFTRNARFETITIGVLDEDGTLRSLRYSEEMAKPFAAGPVFRLELPEVMGDTSAVIVKIDKPHSVPLLTEARLSFHPEDASWTQLDMMLLALVVGMLVLPLFFDVSFFIVLRERFVVIHAMMVASMIVYVLFAGGLITVFADVPLWVMAVAGPLCWAIGCGLSALFLVGFLEEYAQSPFMRRLTLATGLWTILVPGFFALQLHATQPVDDLWYFYTFIPAMVIITAAIAEALWRGSKGARFLAVAWSPIILSSLERMLRGLGIYAGPSQLDQTLYLAVAMEVIVISLAIASRFLAIRRERDAAVTESKLLEQLSTHDPLTGLMNRRAVEERFVDLQSQGFDTFALVDLDHFKTINDRFGHQVGDKALVACGRALQGGDDRDTIAVRLGGEEFVVLLRGKGALERAEAMRQSITLRIARDVEGLERPVTASMGVIELPRASDQLMGFDDLYSRADQLLYNAKAAGRNRTCFERLTVFKSPPATRKAAGSTRKPGKAAA